One genomic window of Scylla paramamosain isolate STU-SP2022 chromosome 20, ASM3559412v1, whole genome shotgun sequence includes the following:
- the LOC135110326 gene encoding collagen alpha-1(III) chain-like isoform X5, whose protein sequence is MRGTVKQGSGGGGGVKEEAGGGGGGGGGGGGGVKSGGGGGGRRSKANHTHAPNLTSTPTIKQEVVTEVKPDPDATTTTAAASTTTPCLNGDDPSPKTAPSCPANNNNNTSANNNNKGAATAKVKTEIANGGPEGDTKPSTSSITTTTTTITTTTTTTTSTTTTTTTPPHTNEGCGVLCEAEGAKVGAVCGGVPTLDGTSLSHLHTADGTDGGLGGGMGALGVKGGAGAGAGVSTSDAQYMQQQSQIFVFTTHLANKAAEAVLQGSFNTIIAFHCAQPGTKKLLEKHPLKTTQFVRHNPPHWLNTFAMKGNKGGHMKGPMVPNGPMMANGPMGPGPMGPCGHMGPGGDMGPMGGDGVPSTMGPGGDMGSPCMMGPGGPGGMMGPGHNGGPGMMGPRGPGMMGPGGPGPGMPPGAGGQMVMSMVGPNAQRVPGVPTGAPSGVKVPDDHLTPEQRQHREEQMARIRHMQALLLPELHSPSQPEGGPTSQPSCTGGPPTSTGMPCSQSQAPSVSQTSQAASTCSQSTPVTCMGPSPVTGMGPSPGMGPSPGMGPSPGMGPSPGMGPSPGIPNTSMGPGPGMGPGMAPGPGMGMSPNMMGPGGPNNMVSQSGVMMGQGHMANNMMMTSQANMMGGPMGPGMRMGPGGPQSMMMGGHNPASSMAAQAEWQRLQAEFFESKRKKGGPGCPDGPMVPGGPMGPGGPMGPGGPMGPGGPMGPGPMGPGGPMGPGGPMGPGGPMGPGGPMGPNGPMGMGGHMVGGHMMPGAMGGNMGPGGMRPMGPGARMQGPPPPYHGPRPVGNGPLPSPGSPSMCAMTSPRMPGGGPGGGPGMRMIGPADSPRPLHPSNPPTPVSGPPITSPSLQHTKDQQPHTPQSGASPLPALPAGPCRAGETSFGRQLQTLAQQKHQQANQQQQQQQQQQQQQQQQQQQQQQQQQQQQQQQQQQQQQQQQQQQQQQQQQQQQQQQQQQQMQQGGAAGGKEPNLMPVPSPQQIQYLSTFEGQELTIQKQPNTSLRDSDIMSPMGDTSVGDGSRLSGPGTPLGGPTTPLTPSSEPQPRFTGPNTPDRFPVPSPGMAVPSAPHTPQGPSESKGTQQQQRYTGPSPQGPVQPSTTTTPTNSSSNNSSNSTTTTPSTTANSSTTTTPTTTTNTATSQGGPKTPSMDGRFPVPSPKTPSMCSGPTTPSGPDVPRFPGASPLQASCSSTPTADMAPMGTRFPGPTIAPAGNTNNNQMMGKMGSGFSMSPGKMGTMDMGGDFHNPTAANLPLNPNSSTPGGLPASGPGKVFDPISSMAQMSQQLTSGTSGSSPPVSSAPTPTMPTPTGPSMGASGPSGPSGPNMGNAPGMPGGPGLPGGPGLPGGPGMPGGPGLPSGPGMPGGPGHPGGPGLPGGPGLPGGPGLPCGPGMPGGPGMPGGPGMPGGPNMPCGPGMPGGPNMTGPGMSGGPNMAGGPGMTGGPNMGAGPGMPGGPGGAMMEGGGPGGMMGMPPVSSSPGMMQSHSAISSPVCSGGGPRGTSPSSMAMMGGPNPRMTVPNSMVRPPAPNCTTAGPYSGANVQVKPSAPNTIQYLPARPQNNGNGPRGPPSLDFLPRFSNPNVDSKGANTAMFPSSSTPNSMCGPSVPMSTMAMSGPCGPMTGHMSGPMNGPGGPMGGPGGPMGGPGGPMCTMSGPNGPMVNMSNMSGPNGPFMSGPGGPMPGPNGPMGMGPNGPMGGHMGGPGGMSGHSGPMMGPNGPMGGPSGPMMGPNGPMGINPSMMSGAGMGPGGQMMGPRGGAPMMRGPSPGGMMGGMGSDMYPMGGPGPNMSGGPMSGGPGPNPNGPNQMMGGSGPMYSSKTSPVNMNMGGPMGATPDTAQPLPPSMGQSGSFKNSPFMGPTTADPTYAAQFHSFQQQLYATNTRGGPNMAMSGAMGGPGGPVVTGPGGPGMPGPGPMPGQSFPFNPK, encoded by the exons AGGTGAAGCCAGACCCtgatgccaccaccaccacagccgctgccagcaccaccacaccctgCCTCAATGGGGATGATCCCAGCCCCAAGACAGCCCCATCCTGCCCcgccaacaataacaacaacaccagcgccaacaacaacaacaaaggggCAGCCACTGCAaag GTTAAAACAGAGATAGCCAATGGAGGGCCAGAGGGGGATACCAAGCCTAGCACTTcatccatcactaccaccaccaccaccatcaccacaaccaccaccaccactacctccaccaccacaaccactacaaccccaccacacaccaatGAAG gttgTGGGGTGCTGTGCGAGGCGGAGGGTGCCAAGGTGGGGGCGGTGTGTGGGGGAGTGCCCACCCTCGACGGCACCTCACTGTCACACCTCCACACCGCAG ATGGCACGGATGGAGGGCtcgggggagggatgggggcaCTCGGGGTCAAGGGTGGAGCCGGGGCCGGGGCCGGGGTGTCCACCAGTGATGCACAGTACATGCAGCAACAGAGTCAGATCTTTGTGTTCACCACACATCTGGCCAACAAGGCTGCTGAGGCAGTGCTGCAGGGCTCCTTCAACACCATTATAGCCTTTCACTGTGCTCAGCCCGGCACCAAGAAGCTTCTCGAG AAGCATCCACTCAAGACCACACAGTTTGTGCGACACAACCCACCACATTGGCTCAACACATTTGCCATGAAAGGCAACAAAGGGGGCCACATGAAAGGACCCATGGTTCCAAATGGCCCCATGATGGCAAATGGACCAATGGGACCAGGTCCCATGGGCCCCTGTGGGCACATGGGACCAGGGGGTGATATGGGACCTATG GGAGGTGATGGAGTCCCCAGCACAATGGGTCCAGGAGGAGACATGGGCAGCCCTTGCATGATGGGCCCTGGTGGTCCTGGTGGCATGATGGGACCAGGACACAATGGTGGCCCTGGCATGATGGGGCCAAGGGGACCTGGGATGATGGGTCCTGGTGGCCCTGGGCCAGGTATGCCTCCTGGTGCTGGGGGCCAGATGGTGATGTCCATGGTGGGACCCAATGCTCAGAGAGTTCCTG GTGTTCCCACAGGTGCTCCCTCAGGGGTCAAGGTTCCAGATGACCACCTGACACCTGAGCAGCGGCAACACCGGGAAGAACAGATGGCAAGGATACGTCACATGCAGGCGCTGCTGCTGCCAGAACTACACTCCCCAAGCCAACCCGAGGGGGGACCCACCTCCCAGCCTTCCTGTACAGGAGGCCCCCCAACCTCCACAGGGATGCCCTGCTCCCAGAGTCAGGCTCCCTCAGTTTCACAGACCTCCCAGGCAGCCTCAACCTGCTCCCAGTCAACACCAGTCACCTGCATGGGGCCTTCTCCTGTTACTGGCATGGGTCCCTCACCTGGCATGGGACCAAGTCCTGGCATGGGGCCTTCCCCTGGCATGGGACCCAGTCCTGGAATGGGGCCAAGCCCTGGTATCCCCAATACCTCCATGGGTCCAGGGCCTGGAATGGGTCCTGGCATGGCCCCAGGCCCAGGCATGGGAATGTCCCCCAACATGATGGGTCCTGGGGGTCCGAACAACATGGTGTCCCAGAGTGGGGTGATGATGGGCCAAGGACACATGGCCAATAATATGATGATGACCTCACAGGCGAACATGATGGGTGGCCCAATGGGTCCTGGAATGAGGATGGGTCCAGGAGGACCCCAGTCTATGATGATGGGGGGACACAATCCTGCCTCCTCCATGGCAGCACAGGCTGAGTGGCAGcgcctgcaggctgagttttttgagagtaaaagaaagaaaggtggacCAGGGTGTCCTGATG GTCCTATGGTGCCTGGAGGTCCAATGGGTCCTGGTGGTCCTATGGGACCGGGAGGACCTATGGGGCCTGGTGGACCAATGGGCCCAGGTCCAATGGGTCCTGGTGGGCCAATGGGTCCAGGTGGACCTATGGGTCCTGGTGGGCCAATGGGTCCTGGTGGTCCTATGGGACCCAATGGACCGATGGGAATGGGTGGCCACATGGTTGGAGGCCACATGATGCCAGGAGCAATGGGTGGAAACATGGGCCCCGGTGGCATGAGGCCCATGGGCCCTGGGGCACGCATGCAGGGGCCACCCCCTCCCTACCACGGTCCTCGGCCAGTGGGCAACGGTCCACTGCCTTCACCTGGGTCACCCTCCATGTGTGCCATGACCTCACCTCGCATGCCAGGGGGCGGGCCTGGGGGAGGGCCGGGGATGCGAATGATTGGCCCTGCAGACTCCCCAAGACCCCTGCACCCCAGCAACCCCCCAACCCCAGTGAGTGGGCCTCCCATTACCAGCCCCTCCCTGCAGCACACCAAGGACCAgcaaccacacacaccacagtcaGGTGCGTCACCACTCCCCGCCCTGCCAGCCGGGCCATGCCGTGCAG GTGAAACATCCTTTGGGAGACAACTACAGACTTTGGCccaacaaaaacatcagcaagcaaatcagcagcagcaacaacaacagcaacaacagcagcagcaacaacaacagcagcagcagcagcagcaacagcagcagcaacaacaacagcaacagcaacagcagcagcagcagcaacagcaacaacaacaacagcaacaacaacagcaacaacaacaacaacaacagcaacagcaacagatgcagcagggaggagcagcaggagggaaggaacccAACCTGAtgcctgttccttctcctcagcAGATCCAATACCTCAGCACTTTTGAAGGGCAAGAGCTCACGATACAAAAGCAACCCAACACCAGCTTGCGGGACTCTGACATCATGTCTCC GATGGGAGATACAAGTGTAGGTGATGGGAGTCGCCTTTCTGGGCCAGGAACACCCTTGGGTGGTCCCaccactcccctcactccttcctcagAGCCCCAGCCAAGGTTTACTGGTCCTAATACTCCTGATCGCTTCCCTGTGCCCTCGCCGGGAATGGCTGTACCTTCAGCCCCCCACACTCCACAGGGTCCTTCAGAGAGCAAAGggacacaacagcagcagcggtacACAGGTCCCTCACCGCAGGGTCCTGTGcaaccctccaccaccaccacacccaccaacagcagcagcaataatagtagtaacagcaccaccaccaccccgagCACCACTgccaacagcagcaccaccaccactccaaccaccaccaccaacactgccacCAGCCAGGGGGGACCCAAAACCCCTTCCATGGATGGCAGGTTTCCAGTGCCATCCCCCAAGACCCCTAGCATGTGCAGTGGCCCCACCACTCCAAGTGGACCTGATGTGCCTCGCTTCCCTGGGGCCTCTCCCCTTCAGGCCAGCTGTAGCAGCACCCCAACAGCAGACATGGCCCCAATGGGCACTCGCTTCCCTGGCCCCACGATAGCCCCAGCTGGAAATACCAACAATAACCAGATGATGGGGAAGATGGGCAGTGGGTTTTCCATGTCTCCAGGCAAGATGGGGACCATGGACATGGGTGGAGACTTCCACAACCCCACAGCAGCCAACCTTCCCCTCAACCCCAACTCCAGCACTCCAGGGGGCCTGCCAGCATCTGGTCCAGGCAAGGTGTTTGACCCTATATCCTCCATGGCCCAGATGAGTCAGCAGCTGACCTCTGGGACTTCTGGCTCCTCGCCCCCTGTGTCCTCAGCCCCAACACCCACCATGCCCACCCCTACTGGCCCTTCCATGGGGGCCAGTGGGCCATCTGGACCATCAGGGCCTAACATGGGCAATGCACCGGGTATGCCTGGTGGCCCAGGCCTCCCCGGTGGCCCTGGACTTCCTGGTGGGCCTGGAATGCCTGGTGGCCCTGGCCTTCCTAGTGGACCAGGTATGCCTGGTGGTCCTGGCCATCCAGGTGGACCAGGACTGCCAGGTGGACCAGGACTGCCAGGTGGACCAGGTCTTCCTTGTGGACCTGGGATGCCAGGTGGACCAGGGATGCCAGGTGGACCGGGAATGCCAGGTGGCCCCAACATGCCTTGTGGACCAGGGATGCCCGGTGGACCTAACATGACAGGTCCAGGGATGAGTGGAGGCCCCAACATGGCTGGAGGTCCAGGCATGACTGGGGGTCCTAACATGGGGGCTGGACCAGGCATGCCAGGGGGTCCAGGAGGTGCCATGATGGAGGGTGGGGGTCCTGGAGGTATGATGGGCATGCCACCAGTTTCTTCAAGCCCTGGCATGATGCAGTCCCACAGTGCCATCTCCTCTCCTGTGTGTAGTGGTGGGGGACCAAGGGGCACCTCTCCCAGCAGCATGGCCATGATGGGGGGCCCCAACCCTCGCATGACCGTCCCCAACAGCATGGTGAGGCCCCCAGCCCCTAACTGCACCACAGCGGGGCCGTATTCTGGGGCCAACGTGCAGGTGAAGCCCAGTGCCCCCAACACCATCCAGTACCTGCCGGCACGGCCACAGAACAACGGTAACGGCCCACGCGGCCCACCCAGCCTTGACTTCCTGCCCAGGTTCAGCAACCCCAACGTGGACAGCAAAGGAGCCAACACAGCCATGTTTCCCAGCAGCAGCACCCCAAACTCAATGTGTGGCCCCAGTGTGCCAATGTCAACAATGGCCATGAGTGGCCCATGTGGGCCCATGACAGGCCATATGTCTGGACCTATGAATGGCCCAGGTGGACCGATGGGTGGCCCAGGTGGACCAATGGGCGGCCCCGGTGGACCTATGTGTACAATGTCTGGGCCAAATGGTCCTATGGTGAATATGAGTAACATGAGTGGACCCAATGGACCCTTTATGTCAGGACCAGGAGGACCTATGCCAGGCCCTAATGGCCCCATGGGCATGGGTCCTAATGGTCCAATGGGTGGACATATGGGAGGGCCAGGTGGAATGAGTGGACATAGTGGGCCTATGATGGGTCCCAATGGACCCATGGGTGGGCCCAGTGGACCCATGATGGGCCCTAATGGACCAATGGGAATAAACCCCAGCATGATGAGTGGTGCAGGAATGGGACCGGGGGGCCAGATGATGGGACCCAGAGGCGGGGCTCCCATGATGCGTGGCCCCAGTCCAGGGGGGATGATGGGGGGCATGGGTAGTGACATGTATCCCATGGGGGGCCCAGGGCCTAACATGAGTGGGGGACCCATGTCTGGGGGTCCTGGCCCCAACCCTAATGGCCCCAACCAAATGATGGGAGGTTCAGGCCCCATGTACAGCTCCAAGACCTCTCCCGTCAACATGAACATGGGAGGGCCCATGGGGGCAACGCCAGACACTGCCCAGCCCCTGCCTCCCTCTATGGGCcaatccggcagcttcaagaaTTCACCCTTCATGGGACCCACCACTGCTGACCCCACCTATGCTGCCCAGTTCCACAGCTTCCAGCAGCAGCTGTATGCCACCAACACTCGTGGAGGGCCCAACATGGCCATGTCTGGAGCCATGGGCGGCCCTGGAGGGCCCGTGGTGACGGGGCCGGGGGGGCCGGGCATGCCTGGCCCTGGGCCCATGCCTGGCCAGAGCTTCCCGTTCAATCCCAAGTGA